Proteins co-encoded in one Prevotella sp. E13-27 genomic window:
- a CDS encoding leucine-rich repeat protein: MKKLRLKMLCLLAIISVSTYALPVTKEVNGIWYSIDSNTMTADVTQPLNGGNTYYSGMVNIPSTITYEGKTYTVTAILNGAFRGQGNMTTIVIPKTVKYIDYEACQYCSNLQSIVFASNGVLEKIERRAFTGCSVTALNFPNSLISIGEDAFKDCDKLKSIKGGDNIQVWGDNIFQGCISLTEVTFPKSLKKLGDFAFWNCSSLKKVTMNEGLEFIGNDAFLQCQVLEDVTISNTVKEVGWEAFRWCINLKHIEIPNSVEKMDYGVFRYCTWLESVKLSDNLTEIPAWAFEQTPLKSIELPKNIKKIMPFAFRGCLYLTDVKWGNSLELIGGSAFANTGFTRVELPEPLFEIGQEAFAECENLIEVIIPRTTMQIVDYAFVKCSNLSCIYNYSSTPQAISWTQSPFYLTANPLYVHVYNGLKELYETNISWEQAIEKDGVIIVDDIPVVEATSIVIENAPYYCGVGEVGQAVASTMPKNAFVKDLSWSSSDESILHIEEMTGQFVGLDEGEVTITVSTTDGTNLEATAKVYVTAQSGIKTPVDMTNQSRTVYNLQGQKMSKPVKGINIINGKKYIIK; the protein is encoded by the coding sequence ATGAAGAAGTTAAGATTAAAAATGCTTTGCCTATTGGCAATTATTTCGGTCAGTACTTATGCATTGCCCGTAACAAAAGAAGTGAATGGTATTTGGTATAGTATTGACTCCAATACGATGACTGCGGATGTTACACAACCATTAAATGGTGGTAACACCTACTATTCCGGTATGGTGAACATTCCTTCAACAATTACTTATGAAGGAAAAACATATACAGTTACAGCCATTTTAAATGGAGCATTTAGGGGACAAGGAAATATGACAACTATCGTTATCCCTAAAACTGTCAAGTATATAGACTATGAGGCTTGTCAATACTGTTCTAATTTGCAGAGCATTGTATTTGCCAGCAATGGTGTGTTGGAGAAAATTGAGAGACGCGCTTTTACAGGGTGTTCTGTGACTGCTCTGAATTTTCCAAATTCGCTTATATCAATAGGCGAGGATGCGTTTAAAGATTGCGACAAGTTGAAGAGTATCAAGGGGGGCGACAACATCCAGGTATGGGGCGACAACATCTTCCAAGGCTGTATAAGCCTTACGGAAGTAACATTCCCAAAGTCGCTTAAAAAGCTTGGTGACTTTGCTTTTTGGAACTGTAGCTCGCTGAAAAAGGTGACAATGAATGAAGGACTTGAATTTATTGGCAACGATGCATTCCTGCAATGTCAGGTTTTAGAAGATGTTACAATTTCTAACACTGTTAAAGAGGTTGGTTGGGAGGCTTTCCGTTGGTGTATCAACTTAAAGCATATTGAGATACCCAATTCGGTGGAGAAAATGGATTACGGCGTATTCCGCTATTGCACATGGCTTGAAAGTGTGAAACTTAGTGATAATTTAACGGAGATCCCTGCATGGGCTTTCGAACAAACCCCTCTTAAATCTATTGAATTGCCTAAAAACATAAAAAAAATTATGCCTTTTGCATTTAGAGGATGTCTATATCTAACGGATGTGAAATGGGGCAATTCACTGGAACTTATTGGCGGATCAGCATTTGCCAATACAGGCTTTACACGTGTTGAACTTCCAGAGCCGCTGTTTGAAATCGGTCAAGAGGCTTTCGCTGAATGTGAAAACCTCATAGAGGTAATTATACCTCGCACCACCATGCAGATAGTAGATTATGCATTTGTAAAATGTAGTAATTTGTCATGTATATATAACTATTCTTCCACGCCTCAGGCTATCAGTTGGACTCAGTCTCCTTTTTACCTTACTGCCAACCCTCTTTATGTTCATGTGTATAATGGTTTGAAAGAATTGTATGAGACTAACATCAGTTGGGAACAAGCGATTGAAAAAGATGGTGTCATCATTGTTGACGACATTCCTGTAGTAGAGGCAACGTCTATTGTTATAGAGAATGCACCTTATTATTGTGGCGTAGGGGAAGTGGGACAGGCTGTTGCAAGCACCATGCCAAAGAATGCCTTTGTAAAAGACCTTTCATGGTCTAGCAGCGATGAATCTATCTTGCATATTGAGGAGATGACGGGGCAGTTCGTCGGACTCGATGAGGGTGAGGTCACCATTACTGTATCCACTACTGATGGTACCAACTTAGAGGCAACAGCAAAAGTTTATGTAACTGCACAAAGCGGCATTAAGACACCTGTTGACATGACTAACCAAAGTAGGACTGTATATAATCTGCAGGGACAAAAAATGTCAAAGCCCGTCAAGGGAATCAATATCATCAACGGGAAAAAATATATCATAAAGTAG
- a CDS encoding leucine-rich repeat domain-containing protein — translation MRKLLFFLLLAVATTAKAQSLETTQNYTTGYMETGYFDKDNTIKTIDGVLYMLYDGVPIVLVRYPAMNPREEFEVPSTVRRINNNAFQGTKYLKTLKFHNTVTYNRNVKLTIGETAFNDSSIENFVVIENDESAATTVRESHQSLSPKEVARYDLSGRKVDADFKGIQIVTYSDNTAQIKLSNNQ, via the coding sequence ATGAGAAAACTATTGTTTTTCCTATTGTTAGCCGTGGCGACTACTGCAAAAGCCCAGTCGTTAGAAACCACGCAGAACTATACCACAGGCTATATGGAAACTGGATATTTTGACAAAGATAACACAATAAAGACTATTGACGGTGTACTATATATGCTCTACGATGGTGTTCCTATAGTGTTGGTTAGATATCCAGCCATGAATCCGCGTGAGGAGTTTGAGGTTCCCTCCACAGTTCGTCGCATTAACAACAATGCCTTCCAGGGAACCAAGTATCTTAAGACCTTAAAATTTCACAACACTGTGACATATAATCGCAATGTGAAACTGACCATTGGTGAGACTGCTTTCAATGACTCTTCTATAGAGAACTTTGTCGTAATTGAGAACGATGAGTCAGCCGCGACAACTGTCCGTGAGTCTCATCAGTCTTTATCACCTAAAGAGGTTGCCAGATACGACCTTTCTGGACGTAAAGTAGATGCGGATTTCAAGGGCATCCAAATTGTAACATATAGCGACAATACCGCACAGATAAAACTATCCAATAACCAATAA